The following proteins are co-located in the Paenibacillus sp. JNUCC32 genome:
- the uvrB gene encoding excinuclease ABC subunit UvrB, protein MSDLVVSTKSFEIQSEFQPQGDQPTAIDALVEGLRQGKKHQTLLGATGTGKTFTIAQTIAKVNRPTLVIAHNKTLAAQLASEFKEFFPNNSVDYFVSYYDYYQPEAYIPSSDTYIEKDSSINEEIDKLRHSATSSLFERRDVIIVASVSCIYGLGSPHEYGEMLLSLRVGMEKPRNEILSRLVDIQYQRNDINFVRGTFRVRGDVVEIFPASKGEHAVRVELFGDEIERITEIDVLTGELVGEREHIAIFPASHFVTREETMRVALVNIERELEERLELLRSEGKLLEAQRLEQRTRYDIEMMKEVGFCSGIENYSGPLTFREPGATPYTLLDYFPDDMLFVIDESHVTLPQIRAMYNGDRARKTVLVDHGFRLPSALDNRPLKFEEFEEKVNQIIYVSATPGPYEMEHCDTMVEQIIRPTGLLDPIIDVRPTEGQIDDLIGEIHDRVDRDERVLVTTLTKKMAEDLTDYLKEIGIKVRYMHSDIKTLERMQILRDLRLGTFHVLVGINLLREGLDLPEVSLVAILDADKEGFLRSDRSLIQTIGRAARNSEGKVIMYGDKITDSMDRAIKETERRRSIQVAYNEEHGITPQTIRKKVRDVIEATKVAEGKADYLVGEGQKMSKKERQKLIQRLEAEMKEAAKNLQFERAAELRDALLELQAE, encoded by the coding sequence ATGAGCGATTTAGTTGTCAGTACCAAATCCTTTGAGATCCAGTCTGAATTCCAGCCGCAGGGCGATCAGCCCACGGCTATTGATGCGTTGGTCGAAGGACTCCGCCAAGGGAAAAAACATCAGACGCTGCTAGGTGCAACAGGAACGGGTAAGACGTTTACGATCGCGCAGACAATCGCCAAGGTAAACCGTCCCACACTCGTCATTGCGCATAACAAGACGCTGGCTGCGCAGCTGGCCAGTGAGTTTAAGGAATTCTTCCCGAACAACTCGGTGGATTATTTCGTGAGTTATTACGATTACTATCAACCGGAAGCCTACATTCCTTCCTCCGATACGTATATCGAGAAGGATTCCAGCATTAATGAAGAGATCGATAAGCTTCGCCACTCCGCCACGAGCTCGCTGTTCGAACGGCGCGACGTCATCATCGTGGCGAGCGTATCCTGCATATACGGTTTGGGTTCGCCGCACGAGTACGGAGAAATGCTGCTTTCGCTCCGGGTGGGCATGGAGAAGCCTCGCAACGAGATTCTGTCGCGGCTGGTCGATATCCAATACCAGCGGAACGATATCAACTTCGTGCGCGGCACGTTCCGCGTGCGCGGGGATGTCGTCGAGATCTTCCCGGCCTCGAAGGGAGAGCATGCCGTCCGCGTCGAGCTGTTCGGCGACGAGATCGAACGGATCACGGAGATCGACGTTTTGACGGGCGAGCTGGTTGGGGAACGCGAGCATATCGCCATCTTCCCGGCGTCTCACTTCGTCACCCGCGAAGAGACGATGCGGGTAGCGCTCGTGAATATCGAACGCGAACTGGAAGAGCGCCTTGAACTGCTGCGCTCGGAAGGCAAGCTGCTGGAGGCTCAGCGGCTGGAGCAGCGCACCCGTTACGACATCGAGATGATGAAGGAAGTCGGATTCTGCTCCGGGATCGAGAACTATTCGGGTCCCCTGACCTTCAGGGAGCCTGGGGCTACGCCATATACGCTTCTCGATTACTTCCCGGACGACATGCTGTTCGTCATTGACGAGTCGCACGTTACGCTGCCGCAAATCCGCGCGATGTACAACGGTGACCGGGCACGTAAAACGGTGCTGGTTGATCATGGCTTCCGCTTGCCGTCCGCGCTCGATAACCGGCCGCTGAAGTTCGAGGAATTCGAGGAGAAGGTGAACCAGATCATCTATGTATCGGCCACGCCGGGACCGTATGAGATGGAGCACTGCGATACGATGGTCGAACAGATCATCCGGCCGACAGGCCTGCTCGATCCGATCATCGACGTGCGCCCGACCGAAGGGCAGATCGATGACTTGATCGGCGAGATCCATGACCGCGTGGACCGGGACGAGCGCGTGCTCGTGACCACGCTCACGAAGAAAATGGCCGAGGATTTGACCGATTACCTGAAGGAAATCGGAATCAAGGTCCGTTACATGCACTCCGATATCAAAACGCTGGAGCGGATGCAGATCCTGCGAGATCTGCGGCTTGGTACATTCCACGTGCTGGTGGGTATTAACCTTCTACGGGAGGGTCTTGACCTGCCGGAGGTTTCCCTCGTAGCGATTCTGGATGCGGACAAGGAAGGTTTCCTGCGTTCCGACCGCTCGCTCATCCAGACGATCGGACGGGCGGCCCGGAACTCGGAAGGCAAGGTTATCATGTACGGCGACAAGATCACCGATTCGATGGATCGGGCGATCAAGGAAACCGAGCGCCGTCGCAGCATCCAGGTTGCTTACAACGAGGAGCACGGCATCACGCCGCAGACGATCCGCAAGAAGGTGCGCGATGTCATCGAAGCGACGAAGGTCGCCGAGGGCAAGGCGGATTACCTGGTGGGCGAAGGACAGAAGATGTCGAAGAAAGAGCGTCAGAAGCTGATCCAACGCCTCGAGGCCGAGATGAAGGAAGCGGCGAAGAATTTGCAATTCGAGCGTGCGGCCGAGCTTCGTGACGCGCTGCTGGAACTGCAAGCCGAGTAA
- the uvrA gene encoding excinuclease ABC subunit UvrA → MASEKIVIKGARAHNLKNIDVTIPRDKFVVLTGLSGSGKSSLAFDTIYAEGQRRYVESLSAYARQFLGQMEKPDVDSIEGLSPAISIDQKTTSRNPRSTVGTVTEIYDYLRLLFARVGHPHCPDHGVEITSQTVEQMVDRIMQYPEKTRLQILAPVISGRKGEHKNLFADIAKQGFVRVRVDGELRDLSENIELEKNKKHTIEVVVDRIVVKEDIEARLADSIETALNLSGGQLLVDIMGQEELRFSSNFACPICGFSMEELTPRMFSFNTPFGACPDCDGLGVEMIVDPELLVPDMSKSVEEGAFAAWSGGTSTYYPQFLKSVCAHFGIPLDKPVSTFSQEQMNKLLYGTGKEKVHFRYENDFGQRKEAHVTFEGIIPNLERRYRDTNSEGIREYIEGYMSSKPCDVCKGHRLRKESLAVTINDRNMAYVTSLSIGESLKFFDHLELSEKEKQIANLILKEIHSRLGFLVNVGLDYLTLSRSAGTLSGGEAQRIRLATQIGSSLMGVLYILDEPSIGLHQRDNDRLISTLEHMRNLGNTLIVVEHDEDTMMAADYIIDIGPGAGIHGGQVIAEGTPKEIMNDPNSLTGQYLSGRKFIPVSSKRRKTDGRWLEIKGAKENNLKNINVKIPIGVFTAVTGVSGSGKSTLVNEILYKTLARDLNRAKVRPGQYREMKGLEHIEKVIDIDQSPIGRTPRSNPATYTGVFDDIRDIYSQTNEAKIRGYKKGRFSFNVKGGRCEACRGDGIIKIEMHFLPDIYVPCEVCKGKRYNRETLEVKYKGKNIAEVLEMTVENATDFFQNIPKIHRKMQTLMDVGLGYITLGQPATTLSGGEAQRVKLASELYRRSTGKTMYILDEPTTGLHVDDIDRLLVVLHRLVESGESVLVIEHNLDVIKTADYLIDLGPEGGSGGGTIIATGTPEDLVKVPESYTGKYLKPILERDTKRTEELNKVEAAR, encoded by the coding sequence TTGGCCAGTGAAAAAATTGTGATCAAAGGCGCCCGCGCACACAATCTGAAAAATATCGACGTCACGATACCGCGTGACAAGTTTGTCGTTCTGACGGGGCTTAGCGGCTCGGGCAAATCCTCCCTCGCATTCGATACGATTTATGCCGAGGGTCAGCGCCGTTACGTGGAATCCTTATCCGCTTATGCGCGCCAGTTCCTCGGACAGATGGAGAAGCCGGATGTCGATTCCATTGAAGGCCTGTCGCCGGCGATATCGATTGACCAGAAAACCACGAGCCGCAATCCGCGCTCGACGGTAGGCACCGTGACGGAAATTTACGATTATTTGCGTCTGCTGTTCGCCCGGGTCGGACACCCGCACTGTCCGGACCATGGGGTGGAAATTACCTCCCAGACGGTCGAGCAGATGGTAGACCGCATCATGCAGTATCCCGAGAAGACGAGACTGCAAATTCTCGCGCCGGTCATTTCCGGCCGCAAGGGCGAGCACAAAAATCTGTTTGCCGACATTGCGAAGCAGGGCTTCGTTCGGGTGCGCGTCGATGGGGAGCTTCGCGATCTGTCGGAGAACATCGAGCTTGAGAAGAATAAAAAGCATACGATCGAGGTGGTAGTGGACCGGATCGTGGTGAAGGAAGATATCGAGGCCCGCCTCGCCGATTCGATCGAGACGGCACTGAACCTGTCAGGCGGCCAGCTCCTGGTCGATATCATGGGTCAGGAGGAGCTGAGGTTCAGCTCCAACTTTGCCTGCCCGATCTGCGGCTTCAGCATGGAAGAGTTGACGCCGCGAATGTTCTCCTTCAATACGCCTTTCGGTGCTTGCCCGGATTGCGACGGCTTGGGCGTGGAGATGATCGTGGATCCAGAGCTGCTTGTGCCGGATATGAGCAAAAGCGTCGAGGAAGGCGCCTTTGCCGCATGGAGCGGGGGCACATCCACGTATTATCCGCAGTTTTTGAAATCGGTCTGCGCGCATTTCGGCATTCCGCTGGACAAGCCGGTCAGTACCTTTAGCCAGGAACAGATGAATAAACTGTTGTACGGCACGGGCAAAGAGAAGGTTCACTTCCGTTATGAGAATGACTTCGGTCAGCGGAAGGAAGCGCACGTCACCTTCGAGGGCATCATTCCGAATCTGGAACGCCGCTACCGCGATACGAACTCCGAGGGTATCCGCGAATACATCGAAGGCTATATGAGCAGCAAGCCGTGCGATGTATGCAAAGGCCATCGTCTCCGTAAGGAAAGCTTGGCCGTTACGATCAATGATCGCAACATGGCCTATGTTACCAGCTTGTCGATCGGAGAGTCCCTGAAATTCTTCGATCATCTGGAGCTTAGCGAGAAAGAAAAACAGATTGCCAATCTCATCTTGAAAGAGATTCACAGCCGCTTGGGCTTCCTGGTTAATGTCGGGCTGGATTACCTGACCCTCAGCCGTTCGGCGGGAACGCTGTCCGGCGGAGAAGCGCAGCGGATCCGGTTAGCCACGCAGATCGGATCGAGCCTCATGGGCGTGCTGTACATTCTGGACGAGCCGAGCATCGGGCTGCATCAGCGGGATAACGACCGACTGATCTCCACGCTGGAGCATATGCGGAATTTGGGCAATACGCTGATTGTGGTCGAGCATGACGAAGACACGATGATGGCCGCGGACTATATCATCGACATCGGCCCGGGCGCAGGTATTCATGGCGGCCAAGTCATTGCGGAAGGAACGCCGAAGGAGATTATGAACGACCCCAACTCGCTGACGGGCCAATACCTGAGCGGGCGTAAGTTCATTCCGGTCAGCAGCAAGCGCCGCAAGACCGATGGACGCTGGCTGGAGATTAAGGGCGCGAAAGAGAACAATCTGAAAAATATTAACGTGAAGATTCCGATTGGCGTGTTTACGGCGGTAACGGGCGTATCCGGATCCGGCAAGTCGACGCTGGTCAACGAGATCCTGTACAAGACGCTCGCTCGGGATTTGAACAGGGCGAAGGTACGTCCGGGGCAATACCGTGAAATGAAAGGTCTGGAGCACATCGAGAAGGTCATCGACATCGACCAATCTCCGATCGGCCGTACGCCGCGTTCCAACCCGGCAACCTATACAGGCGTCTTCGACGATATCCGGGATATATATTCCCAGACGAATGAAGCGAAGATTCGCGGATACAAGAAGGGCCGCTTCAGCTTTAACGTGAAGGGCGGACGCTGCGAGGCCTGCCGCGGAGACGGCATTATCAAGATTGAGATGCACTTCCTGCCGGATATCTACGTGCCTTGCGAAGTTTGCAAGGGCAAGCGTTACAACCGCGAAACGCTGGAAGTCAAATATAAAGGCAAGAACATCGCCGAAGTCCTGGAGATGACGGTGGAGAATGCAACGGATTTCTTCCAGAACATTCCGAAAATTCACCGTAAGATGCAAACGCTGATGGATGTGGGCCTGGGCTACATTACGCTGGGTCAGCCTGCCACCACGCTGTCCGGCGGCGAGGCGCAGCGCGTGAAGCTGGCTTCCGAGCTGTACCGCCGCAGCACAGGCAAAACGATGTATATCCTGGATGAGCCGACCACCGGCCTGCACGTGGACGATATCGATCGTCTGCTCGTCGTGCTTCACCGCCTGGTGGAATCCGGGGAGTCCGTCCTCGTCATCGAGCATAATCTCGATGTCATTAAGACCGCGGACTATCTGATCGACCTGGGTCCGGAGGGCGGCAGCGGCGGCGGTACCATTATCGCTACGGGAACGCCTGAGGATCTGGTCAAGGTGCCTGAGTCTTACACAGGCAAGTATCTGAAGCCGATTCTGGAACGCGATACGAAGCGAACCGAGGAATTGAACAAGGTGGAAGCAGCCCGCTAA
- a CDS encoding S-layer homology domain-containing protein — protein sequence MKRITCSILIVLAASALYINSTDGVQAEVGGPVTDRVQAEMGVSVSGVKHFNAQEALTRLNKGFLPLDGQGKSSSTEAISRQDFVIFIVHMLNLNADSPPEVITFKDVPKDHYAFTAIEAAVQEGLVKGVGNGRFGLGLPLTRQDMAMLYQRALRGISDKIGSGAEPSQQNLEEGSYSNDAKEAMALALELGLFRVSGIDGLNPKGTVTRKEAVWATAKWLESVESIDLNAAVSETETPPPNSPLPVIHGVVATSSGTTSATPVHSGPTQAPTETGPSATVSEALPTTAPSAPNDLKFHHVKGQAQLTWTHQQGVTYNIYSSGQSGAGYALLAEGSNVDAGSYAITDVRFQEPSYYVIEAVNSFGKSGYSNEVSSRPNKVSGLQAILNEEDESIALTWSDAQEGVTYHVYYTGPDGTGARLNDEPLESPAYLIPNLHMLAGLPGRYTIHVVAVNEWHIRSEPSNEVTLDVRKDPVDRITIMDPSVALPSEDLAEETVTEQESAPEEQKDQEEYEDPILDPTRVPLG from the coding sequence ATGAAGAGGATCACCTGTTCCATTCTGATCGTTTTGGCAGCAAGTGCTTTATACATAAACTCAACCGACGGCGTACAGGCAGAGGTAGGGGGACCCGTTACGGATCGCGTGCAGGCAGAGATGGGGGTATCCGTTTCGGGTGTGAAACACTTCAATGCACAGGAAGCCCTTACCCGATTAAATAAAGGGTTCCTTCCCCTAGACGGGCAGGGGAAGTCTAGCTCGACAGAGGCTATAAGCCGGCAGGATTTTGTCATATTCATCGTCCACATGTTAAACCTAAACGCGGATAGTCCTCCGGAAGTCATTACCTTTAAGGATGTGCCTAAGGATCATTATGCCTTCACCGCGATCGAAGCTGCGGTTCAGGAAGGGCTGGTCAAAGGGGTCGGCAACGGGAGATTCGGGCTCGGATTGCCGCTGACGCGTCAGGATATGGCTATGCTGTATCAAAGAGCTCTGCGAGGGATATCCGATAAGATCGGATCCGGCGCGGAACCTTCACAGCAGAATTTAGAGGAGGGATCCTACAGCAATGATGCCAAGGAAGCTATGGCACTGGCCTTGGAATTAGGACTGTTTCGGGTATCCGGCATTGACGGTTTGAACCCCAAGGGTACCGTCACTCGGAAAGAAGCTGTCTGGGCTACAGCCAAATGGCTGGAATCCGTGGAGTCAATCGATTTGAACGCTGCCGTGAGCGAAACGGAAACACCGCCGCCGAATAGCCCTCTTCCTGTCATTCATGGCGTCGTTGCTACTTCATCGGGAACAACCTCGGCAACTCCTGTTCATTCCGGACCAACGCAAGCTCCGACAGAGACGGGACCTTCAGCTACCGTATCGGAGGCTTTGCCAACAACGGCACCATCAGCTCCGAATGATCTGAAGTTCCACCATGTGAAGGGGCAGGCTCAATTAACCTGGACGCATCAGCAGGGCGTGACCTACAATATCTATTCCAGCGGACAATCGGGAGCGGGGTATGCCTTATTGGCTGAGGGATCGAATGTGGACGCAGGTTCTTATGCCATTACGGATGTACGTTTTCAAGAGCCCTCTTACTACGTGATCGAGGCTGTGAACAGCTTCGGCAAGAGCGGTTACTCTAACGAAGTTTCGAGCCGCCCGAATAAAGTGTCGGGCCTTCAGGCCATCCTAAATGAGGAAGATGAATCCATTGCTTTAACCTGGTCAGATGCACAGGAAGGCGTAACCTATCATGTATACTACACAGGACCCGACGGAACGGGGGCACGTTTGAACGATGAACCGTTAGAGAGCCCGGCCTATCTCATTCCGAATCTCCATATGCTGGCAGGTCTGCCCGGCCGGTATACGATTCATGTGGTCGCCGTGAACGAATGGCATATCCGCAGCGAACCGTCCAACGAGGTAACTTTGGATGTCAGAAAGGACCCCGTGGATCGGATCACGATCATGGATCCTTCCGTGGCTTTGCCAAGCGAGGATCTGGCGGAGGAGACGGTAACCGAGCAGGAGTCGGCTCCAGAGGAACAAAAGGATCAGGAGGAGTATGAGGATCCCATTCTCGATCCCACCCGGGTACCTCTTGGATAA
- a CDS encoding OmpA/MotB family protein, producing the protein MRQPNRRRRQRKQAEGEQRDRWMITYADLITLLLIFFVVMYAMSRLDTEKYKLVTQSLQATFQSGDSILEMGSGITGTADTENHKNPPPKPAADEEGEDKDNGQEPLTERELAFRAQEEELANFMGLIQQYVKDNQLEEDIFISDEPQGIAITLSDRFLFDVGKAELKPGAAPVLGKLASLFGDLNTTVSIEGHTDNVPIGRYSSYKDNWELSGARAMSVLRFFLEHSKLDPGGFQYAGYADTRPAADNATAEGKQKNRRVEITVLRQLKE; encoded by the coding sequence ATGAGACAGCCGAATAGACGGCGGCGTCAGCGCAAACAGGCCGAAGGCGAACAGCGTGACCGCTGGATGATCACTTATGCCGACCTGATTACGCTGCTTCTGATCTTTTTTGTTGTGATGTATGCCATGAGCCGGCTCGACACGGAAAAATACAAGCTCGTCACCCAATCCCTGCAGGCCACCTTCCAGAGCGGGGACAGCATTCTGGAGATGGGCTCGGGGATTACCGGAACTGCCGATACCGAGAACCATAAAAATCCTCCGCCGAAGCCTGCTGCCGACGAGGAAGGCGAGGACAAGGATAACGGGCAGGAACCGCTGACCGAGCGCGAGCTTGCTTTCCGTGCCCAGGAGGAAGAGCTGGCGAACTTTATGGGGCTCATTCAGCAATACGTGAAGGATAACCAGCTCGAAGAGGACATCTTCATCTCGGACGAGCCGCAGGGGATTGCCATTACGTTAAGCGACCGCTTCCTGTTCGATGTCGGCAAGGCCGAGCTTAAACCTGGCGCCGCTCCGGTTCTGGGCAAATTAGCCAGCCTGTTCGGCGATTTAAACACCACGGTGAGCATCGAGGGGCATACGGACAACGTGCCGATCGGCCGCTACTCCAGCTATAAGGACAACTGGGAGCTCTCCGGCGCCCGAGCGATGTCGGTGCTGCGATTCTTCCTGGAGCACAGCAAGCTGGACCCGGGAGGCTTCCAGTATGCAGGCTATGCCGATACGAGGCCGGCCGCGGACAACGCGACCGCCGAAGGCAAGCAGAAGAACCGCCGGGTTGAAATCACGGTGTTACGGCAGCTGAAGGAGTAG
- a CDS encoding flagellar motor protein: MDITIILGILAGLAALIGGFLWEGGHLSGLLQGAAALIVFGGTIAAVIVSFPATRLRTIPAALKLAFGRSNRSTDELIDAIVDMSVTARRDGVLALERISAEHEDPFLREGMQMVVDGNDPEMVRQILELDINAAEQKHEGYAKIFESAGGYAPTMGIIGTVMGLIHVLGSLQDPTGLGPSIAVAFTATLYGVASANIIFLPIASKIKARSEEEIVKMELLLEGIMAVQNGEHPLLVRKKLASFASAGTTDIPSSRGIAHETAE; the protein is encoded by the coding sequence ATGGATATTACGATTATTCTTGGCATTCTCGCCGGTCTGGCCGCGTTGATCGGAGGGTTTTTATGGGAAGGCGGGCATCTGAGCGGCCTGCTGCAAGGCGCGGCTGCGCTTATCGTATTCGGCGGGACCATCGCCGCCGTCATCGTCAGTTTCCCGGCCACCCGGCTCCGTACGATCCCCGCTGCGCTCAAGCTGGCCTTCGGCCGCAGCAACCGTTCGACGGACGAGCTGATTGATGCCATCGTCGATATGTCGGTAACGGCCAGAAGAGACGGGGTGCTGGCGCTCGAGCGCATCTCGGCCGAACACGAGGATCCGTTCCTGCGGGAAGGCATGCAGATGGTCGTGGACGGCAACGACCCGGAAATGGTGCGTCAAATCCTGGAGCTCGATATCAATGCCGCCGAGCAGAAGCACGAAGGCTATGCCAAAATTTTCGAGTCCGCCGGAGGCTATGCCCCTACCATGGGGATCATCGGTACCGTCATGGGATTGATCCACGTGCTGGGCAGCCTGCAGGACCCGACCGGTCTCGGCCCGTCCATCGCTGTCGCGTTTACCGCCACTTTATACGGCGTCGCAAGTGCCAATATTATCTTTTTGCCCATTGCGTCCAAGATTAAAGCACGTTCCGAAGAAGAAATTGTAAAAATGGAGCTGCTGCTCGAAGGAATCATGGCCGTTCAGAACGGAGAGCACCCGCTGTTGGTTCGCAAAAAGCTAGCCTCCTTCGCTTCCGCAGGCACCACGGACATTCCGTCCTCAAGGGGGATCGCGCATGAGACAGCCGAATAG
- a CDS encoding S1C family serine protease yields MKNVQWQKRSAAMLLGTVILAGSSGMLTQAEVADAASAKPKNTYEQNEVPQVISRMSPSVVGIIGKAAQGSGEVDDRYNLAHGTGVIWKSDGWIVTNAHVVDGLTGITVVTADGKSYKAKGVYSDPKSDIALVKINAKSLKPAKFAATAQHALVGETVVAIGTPISFSLRNSASVGVVSGLNRSVDGSYRLIQTDTAINPGNSGGPLVNLKGEVIGINSKKFAAVGIENMGFSIPAETVRYVVGHLLEYGEVIRAGLGLELEESWSAIVGLPSDDPLTVTKVLSEQAKQAGIQEDDVLYAINGKRIYSVVDINERLKPYIPGQQVQLLMQRDGDIVNVKLTLSQDGNGAASSSVGEAE; encoded by the coding sequence TTGAAAAACGTACAATGGCAAAAAAGATCCGCGGCCATGCTGCTGGGGACCGTCATTTTGGCAGGAAGCAGCGGCATGCTCACACAGGCAGAGGTTGCGGATGCAGCAAGCGCGAAGCCTAAGAATACATATGAGCAAAACGAGGTGCCTCAAGTCATCAGCCGGATGTCGCCGTCGGTGGTCGGCATTATCGGGAAGGCCGCTCAAGGAAGCGGCGAAGTGGACGACAGATACAACCTGGCGCATGGCACGGGAGTCATCTGGAAGTCGGACGGCTGGATCGTGACGAACGCCCATGTGGTGGACGGGCTTACCGGAATCACGGTCGTGACCGCAGACGGCAAATCCTATAAAGCCAAGGGCGTATACAGCGATCCCAAGAGCGATATTGCGTTGGTCAAAATCAATGCCAAGTCCCTGAAGCCGGCCAAATTTGCGGCAACAGCGCAGCATGCGCTAGTCGGGGAAACGGTTGTTGCCATTGGCACGCCGATCTCGTTCTCGCTGCGAAACTCGGCCTCGGTGGGCGTGGTTAGCGGGCTAAACCGGAGCGTAGACGGCTCTTATCGCCTGATTCAAACCGACACCGCCATTAACCCGGGCAACAGCGGGGGCCCGCTCGTCAACTTGAAGGGCGAGGTCATCGGGATCAACAGCAAGAAGTTCGCCGCCGTCGGCATTGAAAACATGGGCTTCTCCATACCTGCGGAAACGGTCCGCTACGTTGTGGGGCATTTATTGGAATACGGCGAGGTGATTAGAGCCGGACTCGGATTGGAGCTGGAAGAGAGCTGGTCCGCCATCGTGGGTCTCCCTTCGGACGATCCGTTGACCGTTACGAAGGTGTTGTCCGAGCAGGCCAAGCAGGCCGGCATTCAAGAGGATGACGTATTATATGCGATTAACGGCAAGCGCATTTATTCCGTTGTTGATATCAACGAACGGTTAAAGCCCTATATTCCCGGTCAGCAGGTTCAGCTGCTGATGCAGCGGGATGGGGATATCGTGAACGTAAAACTGACGCTCAGCCAGGACGGTAACGGAGCTGCTTCGTCAAGCGTTGGGGAGGCCGAGTAA